One Gammaproteobacteria bacterium genomic window, CGCCCCGCCCAACGCCGCCAGCGGCACGAGCAGGGTGATCCAGAAGAGCGGGTGCGCGAACAGCGTCCGGTTCGCCAGCACCAGGGCCGGGCTGCCGAGTTGGATGAAGCGGATGTCGGTGCGCAGTTCCTCCACCCCCGCCCGCACCCTGCCCGTCCCCAGTGGCCCGTCCGCCGCCACCCCGGTGACCTCGACCGCGAGCGCCCCGCTGGCTGCCACCTCGTAGGTCTCCCGCCCGGGATCGAAGTAGGCCAGCTCGACGGGCGGGATCGCCCCCACTCCCGGCACCCGGGGCACCAGCACGTACTCGTAGGTGCGCGTCCCGCTCACCCCCGCGTCGGTGCGGTCGACGCGCTCGGTCACCTCGGGCGGGAAGGCCTCGAAGCCGGGCGGGACTTCCACCTCGGGCTCGGCCAGCATGCGCAGGTTGCCGCTCCCCGCAACCTCTACGGTCAGGGTGACCGCGTCGCTGACCTGTACGCTGTCGCGGTCGAGGGTCGCGGCAACTTCCAGGTCGCCTACGAAGCCGGTGAAGTTCTCCGGGCGCCCGCCGGGCAGCGGCAGCACCTCGATCTCCACCGGCCGCGAGGCCGCCGCCGTCGAGATGCTCGAGTTCAGCAAAGACCCGCGCCCGAAGAAGTCCTCGAACGGGTCGAAGGCCGAGCGGCGCCGCACCCGCACCTGCGCCTCGATGCCCAGCGGCTCGAGGGTGCGCGTGCCCGACCCGGTCGGGAAGAGCGCCACCTTGCGGATGGTCGCGGTGGTGTACTGCATCCCGTCGCGGACCGTCTGCCCGATCACCGGATTGCCCGCCGGCGGATACTCCTCCACCCAGAACCCCGTCGCGGGAGGCAGTTGGGTGATGCTGTACGAGCTCACGTTCACGCGCGTGAAGATGCGGTAGTCGACCACCACCGGCTGATTCTCGTACACCTGCCGCCGGCTCGGCACCGCCTCCACGAAGAGGTCCTCGGGCGCAATGCCGCGGTCTGCGGTGCCCGGTCCCGCCGAGGATCCCTGGGGGACGGGCGCGTCGGCAACGGTCAGGGTGAGGGGTTCGGTGGCGAAGGCGCTTCCCGCCGCGCGCACCTCGATGGGATCGATGGTGAAGGTACCCGTCCGGGTGGCCTGGAACCGGTACTGGATGGTGAGGCTGATGGTGGTGCGCCCGCCCGACATCTGCATCGAACTCGAGGAGCCGCTCCCCAGGTACACCGAGAAGGAGCTCAGGTCCGGCAGTTCGGGGTCCTGGTCCACACCCTGGGTTCCGGACACCTCCACGTTCAGCACGAACTGCTGTCCGACGCCGACCTGGTTGCTGCTCAGGTAGGCGCGCGCGGAGACTTCCTGGGCGGCCGCGTCTGTCGGGCCTGCGGCCAGCGCCAGGGCCAGCGGCAACAGCGCGGCAAGCCTGGTCGCGACCGCTCTGGTCGCCACGCGCGCAGACACCAAGTCCGCGACATCCTGCAGTACCCGCACTCCCCTCATCGCCAGTTCTTGCGCGGTCTCCGCCCGAGCGAGTCGGCCCGTGGCGGGCGGTCGACCTCGTCAGGGTCTTCCTGAATGGCCTGGAGCAGGCGCTCGGCTTCCTCGGGCGTCATCTGCCCGGGCGGCGGCTGGGCCGGCTGCTCCTGCTCCTGGTCGTCGTTCTCGGGCGGCGGCTGGTCCTGCTCCTGCTCATCCTGCTCCGGATCTCCCTCCGGGGGAGGCTGCTGCTGATCCTGATTCTCCTGATTCTGATCCTGCTGATTCTCCTGCTCCTCCATCTGCTCGAGCACACGCTCGAGATTGTGCTTGGCGTCGAGATCCCCGGGGTTGATGCGCAGCGCCTGCTTGTACGCCTCGAGGCTCGCGTCGAGCTGCTGCTGACGGAAGAGCGAGTTGCCCAGATTGTACCAGGCGCCCTCGGCCAGCGCCGTGTCTCCGCTCTGGATGGCGTCCCGGTACGCCTCGAGGGCGCG contains:
- a CDS encoding tetratricopeptide repeat protein produces the protein MRNRMALLMTTGTLLMAGAFLLPGALSAQRSLVEEANRLYAEGRYAEAHEMYLEALRENPGSPLIRFNEGNALYQNQEFERALEAYRDAIQSGDTALAEGAWYNLGNSLFRQQQLDASLEAYKQALRINPGDLDAKHNLERVLEQMEEQENQQDQNQENQDQQQPPPEGDPEQDEQEQDQPPPENDDQEQEQPAQPPPGQMTPEEAERLLQAIQEDPDEVDRPPRADSLGRRPRKNWR
- a CDS encoding BatD family protein; translation: MSARVATRAVATRLAALLPLALALAAGPTDAAAQEVSARAYLSSNQVGVGQQFVLNVEVSGTQGVDQDPELPDLSSFSVYLGSGSSSSMQMSGGRTTISLTIQYRFQATRTGTFTIDPIEVRAAGSAFATEPLTLTVADAPVPQGSSAGPGTADRGIAPEDLFVEAVPSRRQVYENQPVVVDYRIFTRVNVSSYSITQLPPATGFWVEEYPPAGNPVIGQTVRDGMQYTTATIRKVALFPTGSGTRTLEPLGIEAQVRVRRRSAFDPFEDFFGRGSLLNSSISTAAASRPVEIEVLPLPGGRPENFTGFVGDLEVAATLDRDSVQVSDAVTLTVEVAGSGNLRMLAEPEVEVPPGFEAFPPEVTERVDRTDAGVSGTRTYEYVLVPRVPGVGAIPPVELAYFDPGRETYEVAASGALAVEVTGVAADGPLGTGRVRAGVEELRTDIRFIQLGSPALVLANRTLFAHPLFWITLLVPLAALGGAAGLRRHRDRLHGDVAYARSRRAAKVARKRLAEARKLVDGEDVRAFYAEAGHALEGFLADKLNIAAAGMIRDEVRDRLAVPGVDTEAAEPYLECLEECDRQRFAPPTASAEERARFLGRVEAAMAAMAEHLAR